Genomic window ([Eubacterium] hominis):
TTTCACAGTAAATAGAAACTGTGGAAAGGAGAACCATGATGGAACCACTAAAGAATATGTTTCAAGAAGAAACCATGCGCAAATTTGCGTATACCCTGCATTCCTATGATGAAGATTTTCAAGTAGAAAGATTTTTGAAACTGGTTTTTGATGAAGAATGGGAAACATTAGAATTAAAAGCCAGATGTCGTAAGATAAGTATAAGTTTAGGAAAATGCCTGCCATCGAACTATCAAATGGCGATAGATATCCTTGAAAAAGCGGTTTCTGGTTATTCTTTTGCGATTTTCTTTCCTGATTTTGTAGAAGTATTTGGCTTAGATGATTGGGATATATCTATTAAAGTGTTAGAGCGAAATACCCAATACTGGTCATCGGAATTTGCGGTAAGAGCATTTATTTTAAAAGATGAAAAGCGGATGATGAAGCAAATGTTAGTGTGGACAACACATGAAAGTGAACATGTCAGAAGGCTTGCTAGTGAGGGATGTCGTCCAATGCTTCCTTGGGGTCAATCCATTCCACAGTTTAAGAAAGATCCATCACCAATCTTACCTATATTAGAAGCATTAAAAAAAGATGATGCATTGTATGTAAGAAAAAGTGTCGCTAATAATTTAAATGATATATCGAAAACGCATCCACAACTTGTGATTGATCTGATGAAAACATGGATTGGAAAAGATGAAAGAACGGATTGGATCATCAAACATGGTTGTCGAAGTCTATTGAAAAAAGGTAATCTAGAGATTATGCAGCTTTTTGGATATCAGGCGATCAATCAAGTGCATATAAAAGAATTTCATTTGGAAAAGGATACGATAGCGATTGGAGAAGAATTAGTTTTTATGTTTGATATTGTATCAGATCAGGATATAAAAATAAGGATAGAATATGGTATTGATTACATAAAAGCAAATGGGAAAACAAATCAAAAGATATTCAAGTTATCAGAAGTAAGCCTGAAAGCTGGTAAACAGTTATCTTATGTAAGAAAACAATCCTTCAAGGATACAAGTGTAAGAAAGCATTATACAGGTAAGCATACCCTCACATTAATCATCAATGGTACAGCATGTCAAAGCCTTGCTTTTGATGTGATAAAAACATAAATCCTTTGTTAGGAACGAAGATATTGAAAAAATATGCTATAATAAAATGGCATGTAATAAAAGAGGAGAACAAACTATGAATTTAACATTAAATCAATTTGAAACACTTGTATATATCGAACGTCATCAGGATTATAAATTAACACAGCGTCATTTAAGTAAACAATTGGACTTGTCTTTGGGTGTTATTAATAAAACACTCGCGGAATTAACAGAGATGGAATTAATCAAGGCAGATGGTTCTATTTATGATGTGACTTTAAAAGGATATGAATGGCTGGAACCATATCGTGTAAAAAAAGCAATTTTCTTAGCAGCTGGATTTGGCTCAAGAATGGTACCAATTACACTAAATACACCAAAGCCATTGGTTTTGGTACATGGAAAACGTATTATTGAAACGTTGTTAGATGCAGTCATTGCAGCTGGTATTGAGGATATCACGATCGTACGTGGATATTTAGGAGAACAGTTTGATGTATTGTTACATAAATATCCAAAGATTAAATTTATTGAAAATCCACTATATAATGAAACAAACAACATTTCTAGTGCATATCTGATTAAGGATATGATGGAAAATGCTTATGTTTTAGAAAGTGATTTATTACTGTTTAATCCGGATATCATCCGTAAATATGAGTATACTACCAATTACTGTGGTATTAAAATGGATGTCACAGATGATTGGTGCTTCTATACCAAGAAAGGTTATATCAGCAAGCTGGCAGTTGGTGGACAGGATTGTCATCAAATGGTTGGTATATCTTACTGGAATAAAGAAGATGGAAAAAAGATGTCTGAAGATATTGATAAAGTTTTCCGTATGCCAGGAGGAAAAGAAAAATATTGGGATGAAGTTGCTTTAAGGGAATGTTTAGATCATCATAAAGTTATGGTAAAATCGGTACATAAAGAAGATATTGTAGAGATTGATACCTTTAAAGAGCTGAAACAGATTGATCCAATCTATAACGTATAGGAGAAAAAATGAACGATAAAACATATGAGTTTGACGCAATTATTCAAAAAGTAGAAGGCATTGATGGAGCGTATATTGAGTTTCCATATGATGTAAAAGCAGAATTTGGCAAAGGCAGAGTAATGGTGCATGCGACATTTGATGGCTATCCTTATGATGGAAGTCTGGTAAAAATGAAAACAGTGAACCATATCATCGGTATTCGAAAGGATATTCGACAGGTAATACAAAAACAGCCAGGCGACAAAATTCATGTGACGATTAAAGAAAGAAGCAAATCTTAAGCAAACAATCAAGGTTTGCGTTATAATAGAAATTGAGGTGATCATAATGGAAAAAGTATTTATGGTAGAAGGCATGATGTGTGGCAATTGTGAAAAACGTGTCAACAATGCAGTAACCGCATTGGATGGTGTAAGTGAATGTAAAGCAAATGCACAGGAAAACAATGCGACAGTAATTTTTGATTCTAGTAAAGTAAGCGAAGATCAAATTAAAGAGGCAATCGAAGAAATAGGATACGATGTGAAATAACATCGTATTTTTTATATGAATTTATATATCAAAATATTGTCATATTAATTCCACATAAGATGTATATGCGTTATAATTAGAGAAATAAGAACATAGGGAAATGGGGAACTGTCATGAAAAAATTACCGATTGGGATTTCGGATTACAAGGATGTCAGAACTGAGCGTTGCTTATATATAGATAAGACCATGTTTATAGAAAAACTTGAGCATTGCGAAGATCGCTTTGTTCAGTTTTTACGGCCAAAACATTTTGGGAAATCATTGTTTTTATCCATGCTCTCTTATTATTATGATATATCATATGAACAGGATTTTGATCAGCTTTTCTATGATACATATATCCATGATCATCCAACTAGAGAAAAAAATAAATATCATGTATTAACATTTGATTTCTCAAAACTGGATATGAAAGATTGTAAAGAATTGAAAAAAGCGTATTGTGAAGAAATCAAAAATACTTGTGAGAAGTTTATGCGGAAGATAAAGGCATCGATAGATTTAGATATTGATCAAAATCCCTATGCGATTTTGTCCGATTTTCTTGATGTAGTGACACAGTTCATTGATTGTCCATTATATATTATGGTGGATGAATGTGATCATTTTTCTGATGAATTGATGTCAACTCATTTCCATGATTTTCAGAATATGATAGGAAAGAATGGATTCATTCGTAAATTTTATGAAACCTTAAAAATAGGAAAAGAAAAGGGCATTATACAAAGAGTGATGGTGACAGGCGTCACGCCTATTATATTAGATACTATGAGCATGGATAATCAAATTGGCGTAAATATTTCGCTATATTCTGATTTTCACGAAATGATGGGACTTAATGAAAATGAAATCTTACAATGTATGAGCAGTGTACAGCCTCAGCATACTTTCATGGATCATATCAAAGAAAAATTTGATGGATATTTGTTTTCAAAAGATGGAAAACATCATTTATATCCTCCGGAATTAATCTTGCGATATCTTGATGAAACGCATTATCATGATTCTGAATCAAGTGAAGAACTGGAAAAATCAATTGTCAAGGAATATCAAGAATTACATCGCCTCTTACAGATATCAAAGGATTATCAAAGAAATCAATGTATCCAGCGTCTTGTGAATGGAGAACAGCCTTCTATTTTTATGAGTGAAGAATTTATGATGGATTCACATTTTTCTTTGGATGATTTTTGTTCCCTGATGTTTTATCTGGGATATTTAACTATTAGTGAAAAAGAAGGCAGTGGGATTTCTTTAAAGATACCATGTCAGGCAATGCAAAATATTTTTGTAGGATATTTTAAGAATTTTGAAGAGGATATGGATATGTTTTAAAAAAAAGGAAATCTTGCGGTTTCCTTTTTAATAGTGGTAATAAGAATTTTCTCGATATTGATCGCTTAAGTACAAATATAATAATGCATTTGTTGATTTGAAATATGGATATACAAAATACAAGCCAATGCCAAATAAAATACTACCTAGAAAATACCATCCAATAAA
Coding sequences:
- a CDS encoding DNA alkylation repair protein; translated protein: MMEPLKNMFQEETMRKFAYTLHSYDEDFQVERFLKLVFDEEWETLELKARCRKISISLGKCLPSNYQMAIDILEKAVSGYSFAIFFPDFVEVFGLDDWDISIKVLERNTQYWSSEFAVRAFILKDEKRMMKQMLVWTTHESEHVRRLASEGCRPMLPWGQSIPQFKKDPSPILPILEALKKDDALYVRKSVANNLNDISKTHPQLVIDLMKTWIGKDERTDWIIKHGCRSLLKKGNLEIMQLFGYQAINQVHIKEFHLEKDTIAIGEELVFMFDIVSDQDIKIRIEYGIDYIKANGKTNQKIFKLSEVSLKAGKQLSYVRKQSFKDTSVRKHYTGKHTLTLIINGTACQSLAFDVIKT
- a CDS encoding NTP transferase domain-containing protein — encoded protein: MNLTLNQFETLVYIERHQDYKLTQRHLSKQLDLSLGVINKTLAELTEMELIKADGSIYDVTLKGYEWLEPYRVKKAIFLAAGFGSRMVPITLNTPKPLVLVHGKRIIETLLDAVIAAGIEDITIVRGYLGEQFDVLLHKYPKIKFIENPLYNETNNISSAYLIKDMMENAYVLESDLLLFNPDIIRKYEYTTNYCGIKMDVTDDWCFYTKKGYISKLAVGGQDCHQMVGISYWNKEDGKKMSEDIDKVFRMPGGKEKYWDEVALRECLDHHKVMVKSVHKEDIVEIDTFKELKQIDPIYNV
- a CDS encoding DUF1905 domain-containing protein; translated protein: MNDKTYEFDAIIQKVEGIDGAYIEFPYDVKAEFGKGRVMVHATFDGYPYDGSLVKMKTVNHIIGIRKDIRQVIQKQPGDKIHVTIKERSKS
- a CDS encoding heavy-metal-associated domain-containing protein, which codes for MEKVFMVEGMMCGNCEKRVNNAVTALDGVSECKANAQENNATVIFDSSKVSEDQIKEAIEEIGYDVK
- a CDS encoding AAA family ATPase, whose amino-acid sequence is MKKLPIGISDYKDVRTERCLYIDKTMFIEKLEHCEDRFVQFLRPKHFGKSLFLSMLSYYYDISYEQDFDQLFYDTYIHDHPTREKNKYHVLTFDFSKLDMKDCKELKKAYCEEIKNTCEKFMRKIKASIDLDIDQNPYAILSDFLDVVTQFIDCPLYIMVDECDHFSDELMSTHFHDFQNMIGKNGFIRKFYETLKIGKEKGIIQRVMVTGVTPIILDTMSMDNQIGVNISLYSDFHEMMGLNENEILQCMSSVQPQHTFMDHIKEKFDGYLFSKDGKHHLYPPELILRYLDETHYHDSESSEELEKSIVKEYQELHRLLQISKDYQRNQCIQRLVNGEQPSIFMSEEFMMDSHFSLDDFCSLMFYLGYLTISEKEGSGISLKIPCQAMQNIFVGYFKNFEEDMDMF